The Primulina tabacum isolate GXHZ01 chromosome 16, ASM2559414v2, whole genome shotgun sequence genome window below encodes:
- the LOC142528222 gene encoding EG45-like domain containing protein, with amino-acid sequence MRENIRVLAMVMVAMSLFSFVYSDQGTVTYYTPPYVPSACHGYQNDGVMIAAASDTIYGNKAACGRRYSVTCTGATNKGVPHPCTGQSVVVTIVDYCPPGCRGTIDLSREAFSVIANPDAGKVYVDFHE; translated from the exons ATGCGTGAAAATATTCGAGTTTTGGCCATGGTGATGGTGGCTATGAGCCTATTTTCTTTTGTCTATTCTGACCAGGGAACTGTAACTTATTATACACCACCTTACGTTC CCTCGGCATGCCATGGTTACCAGAATGATGGGGTGATGATTGCTGCTGCGAGCGACACAATCTATGGCAACAAAGCAGCGTGCGGCCGACGATACAGTGTTACATGCACAGGAGCCACAAATAAAGGAGTCCCGCACCCTTGCACAGGCCAGAGTGTTGTGGTTACTATAGTAGACTATTGCCCGCCGGGCTGTCGAGGCACTATTGACCTCTCTCGAGAAGCCTTTTCGGTTATTGCGAATCCGGATGCTGGAAAAGTCTACGTCGATTTCCATGAGTAA
- the LOC142529991 gene encoding VAN3-binding protein, giving the protein MALTKMDTDCGVTLSQAHPETMDFLSLAWCNFAVQAFEHEIQDRSLVVQDSPIRVFENDSKLPPMGMDKSVKIDDAENFVPPWKTNDLKSWIWMQQAMHPELNYSSYFKRKWMPWKIMPFKNVPIKKWLKDIKQRRKEEKRLQKAEVHAALSIAGVAAALAAIAAEKSQNYIENTTKESAVASATALIAAQCAKVAEAMGAKREQISSVINSAISSTSASEIVTLTAAAATSIRGSDTLKARSGYKNRFNESSPVLPLEDNHDHDFNFEKCRSILAKGAELKIEGTDGRYLLQLVVVILNNEAKVIIKTKKPNMLNIFARQKESVILDLHTELYRDSEFRDAEAGYLVVLTTDKGIIKLDMKNDYERYWTWSSTINHMLMLSTSFTKYELQFQRS; this is encoded by the exons ATGGCACTAACCAAGATGGATACTGATTGCGGGGTAACTCTTTCACAAGCACATCCGGAGACGATGGATTTTCTTTCGCTTGCTTGGTGCAACTTCGCTGTCCAAGCTTTTGAACATGAGATACAAGATCGATCACTTGTTGTTCAAGACAGCCCCATAAGGGTGTTTGAGAATGATTCCAAACTTCCTCCAATG GGGATGGACAAGAGTGTGAAGATAGATGATGCAGAGAATTTTGTGCCTCCTTGGAAAACCAATGATTTAAAG TCATGGATATGGATGCAACAAGCAATGCACCCAGAATTGAACTACAGCAGCTACTTCAAGAGGAAATGG ATGCCATGGAAAATCATGCCATTTAAAAATGTCCCAATAAAAAAATGGCTGAAAGATATAAAACAGAGGCGAAAAGAGGAGAAGAGGTTACAAAAAGCAGAGGTTCATGCAGCGCTATCTATCGCAGGGGTCGCAGCTGCTCTAGCGGCAATAGCTGCCGAAAAGTCGCAAAATTACATAGAGAACACTACGAAGGAGTCGGCTGTGGCTTCGGCAACCGCCTTAATTGCAGCACAGTGCGCAAAAGTGGCCGAGGCCATGGGAGCAAAGAGAGAACAGATCAGCAGTGTAATAAATTCAGCTATTAGCAGCACAAGTGCAAGTGAAATAGTAACTCTCACGGCTGCGGCAGCAACAT CAATAAGAGGTTCAGATACTCTGAAAGCACGATCAGGGTATAAAAACAGATTCAATGAGAGCTCCCCAGTGCTACCTCTCGAGGATAACCATGACCACGATTTCAACTTTGAAAAGTGCAGATCAATTCTAGCCAAAGGTGCAGAGCTCAAAATTGAGGGAACAGATG GAAGGTATCTGCTGCAATTAGTAGTGGTGATCCTAAATAATGAAGCAAAg GTCATCATCAAAACCAAAAAGCCCAACATGCTAAATATCTTCGCAAGACAAAAAGAAA GTGTCATTCTTGACTTGCACACTGAGCTATACAGGGATTCAGAATTCAGGGACGCAGAAGCTGGCTACCTCGTTGTACTAACGACGGATAAGGGGATAATCAAACTAGACATGAAGAATGATTATGAGCGTTACTGGACATGGTCGTCGACTATAAATCACATGCTAATGCTCTCTACTTCATTCACAAAGTATGAGCTCCAATTCCAAAGAAGCTGA